In Nymphalis io chromosome 13, ilAglIoxx1.1, whole genome shotgun sequence, one genomic interval encodes:
- the LOC126772887 gene encoding small lysine-rich protein 1 yields the protein MAGKGKGKKKEKKDKEDGGDKKKSKKGGGRAKKSKAKGRCNVDMLTDAAMDNVYYACHNVQELLQARGFHPPDFNKKKKKGKR from the coding sequence ATGGCTGGCAAAGGTAAAGgcaagaaaaaagaaaagaaagataAAGAAGATGGTGGAGACAAGAAGAAATCTAAAAAAGGTGGAGGAAGAGCCAAGAAAAGCAAAGCAAAGGGTAGATGTAATGTAGACATGCTGACGGACGCAGCAATGGACAACGTTTATTACGCGTGTCATAACGTTCAAGAATTATTACAGGCTAGAGGTTTTCATCCTCCCGATTTtaataagaagaaaaagaagGGGAAACGCTAA